Proteins found in one Mycteria americana isolate JAX WOST 10 ecotype Jacksonville Zoo and Gardens chromosome 8, USCA_MyAme_1.0, whole genome shotgun sequence genomic segment:
- the CDH15 gene encoding cadherin-15: MGPPLLLACLLAPLCARGASPAQPGAAALGSPQAWRQHEGPRRVKRAWVIPPISVSENHKRIPHLLVQIKSDKQQPGGVIYSIKGPGVDEEPLGIFSIDKFTGKVFLNAMLDREENDRFRLKAFALDLGGVTLEDPTDLEIIVVDQNDNRPLFRQDVFTGRVVEGAEPGTCVMTADATDADDPDTDNAALRYSILEQGSAGMFSINATTGQICTARPGLDRETVGVYNLTVQAADMSGDGLTTTATAVIYLEDINDNPPEFTKEEFSMEVEEQAAGVDVGKVFVHDKDLAGSPNWLAKFTILEGDPEGAFAIRTDPYTNDGVLSMAKPLDHEVRDRFELTVSVQNEQPLEPAAPASPRALATVRVRVRDVNEAPVFRENPRRVSVLEGAAPGTPVTTYTASDPDTRQLQTLTYALLYDPAGWLQLDPHTGTVRTKRELLHPSAFLQGGWYIALVLARDDAEPPLSATGTLSIEILEVNDHAPLLQPAAGVVCGRPGRGGSLLLGATDDDRPPHGAPFHFQLSPQHPQLTRNWSITRFNVTHAVLAVLVELPEGPYSLPLLLRDSGTPPRERQQLLNVSVCHCGRDGTCEDGVLAAATAGAGITLGALMIVLGSSVLLLLLAGLGAARARGRRRALRKGLLQRSRDDMRDNILNYDEQGGGEEDQDAYDINQLRHPELFPPRAKPPVRRDAPLSSATPPAPRKLPSSPSDIEDFINEGLEAADSDPSVPPYDTALIYDYEGSGSVASPLSSIVSSLTDEDQDYDYLSEWGPRFRRLADLYGQ; the protein is encoded by the exons ATGGGCCCCCCGCTCCTCCTCGCCTGCCTGCTCGCCCCCCTCTGCGCTCGG GgcgccagcccagcccagccgggtgctgcagccctgggcagcccccaggCCTGGCGGCAGCACGAGGGTCCGCGGCGGGTGAAGAGGGCCTGGGTGATCCCCCCCATCAGCGTCTCGGAGAACCACAAGCGCATCCCCCACCTCCTGGTGCAG ATCAAGTCGGACAAGCAGCAGCCCGGGGGGGTGATCTACAGCATCAAGGGGCCGGGGGTGGACGAGGAGCCCCTGGGCATCTTCTCCATCGACAAGTTCACCGGCAAGGTCTTCCTCAACGCCATGCTGGACCGGGAGGAGAACGACCGCTTCCGG CTGAAAGCCTTCGCGCTGGACCTGGGCGGCGTGACGCTGGAGGACCCCACCGACCTGGAGATCATCGTGGTGGACCAGAACGACAACCGGCCGCTCTTCCGGCAGGACGTCTTCACGGGGCGCGTGGTGGAGGGGGCTGAGCCAG GGACCTGCGTGATGACGGCGGATGCCACTGACGCCGATGACCCTGACACGGACAACGCGGCGCTGCGGTACTCCATCCTGGAGCAGGGCTCCGCCGGCATGTTCAGCATCAATGCCACCACCGGCCAGATCTGCACCGCACGGCCCGGCCTCGACCGTGAG ACGGTGGGGGTGTACAACCTGACGGTGCAGGCAGCCGACATGTCCGGGGACGGGCTCACCACCACCGCCACAGCCGTCATCTACCTGGAGGACATCAACGACAACCCTCCCGAGTTCACCAAGGAGGAG TTCTCCATGGAGGTGGAGGAGCAGGCGGCTGGGGTGGACGTGGGCAAGGTCTTCGTGCACGACAAGGACCTGGCCGGCTCGCCCAACTGGCTGGCCAAATTCACCATCCTGGAGGGCGACCCTGAGGGCGCCTTCGCCATCCGCACCGACCCCTACACCAACGACGGCGTGCTCTCCATGGCCAAG CCGCTGGACCACGAAGTGCGGGACCGCTTCGAGCTGACGGTGTCGGTGCAGAACGAGCAGCCGCTGGAGCCCgcggcccctgccagcccccgggcGCTGGCCACcgtgcgggtgcgggtgcgggaTGTGAACGAGGCGCCCGTCTTCCGCGAGAACCCGCGGCGGGTCAGCGTGCTGGAGGGGgccgccccgggcacccccgTCACCACCTACACTGCCAGTGACCCCGACACCCGCCAGCTCCAGACCCTCAC CTACGCGCTGCTCTACGACCCGGcgggctggctgcagctggaccCCCACACCGGCACCGTCCGCACCAAGCGGGAGCTGCTGCACCCCTCCgccttcctgcagggtggctggTACATCGCCCTGGTCCTCGCCCGCGATGACG CCGAGCCCCCGCTCTCCGCCACCGGCACCCTCTCCATCGAGATCCTGGAGGTGAACGACCACGCGCCCCTGCTGCAGCCGGCGGCCGGGGTGGTCTGCGGGCGGCCGGGCCGAGGGGGGAGCCTGCTCCTGGGGGCCACGGATGACGACCGGCCCCCCCACGGTGCCCCCTTCCACTTCCAgctcagcccccagcacccccagctcacCCGCAACTGGAGCATCACCCGCTTCAACG TGACCCACGCGGTGCTGGCCGTGCTGGTGGAGCTGCCTGAGGGGCCCTACTcgctcccgctgctgctccgggactcggggacccccccgcgggagcggcagcagctgctgaacGTCTCGGTGTGCCACTGCGGCCGGGACGGCACCTGCGAGGACGGTGTCCTGGCCGCTGCCACCGCCGGGGCCGGCATCACCCTCGGGGCCCTCATGATCGTCCTCGGCAGCAGCGTCCTCCTCCTCT tgctggcggggctgggggcagcgcgGGCGCGCGGGCGCCGGCGGGCTCTGCGCAAGGGGCTGCTGCAGCGCTCGCGGGACGACATGCGCGACAACATCCTCAACTACGACGAGCAGGGCGGGGGCGAGGAGGACCAG GATGCCTACGACATCAACCAGCTCCGGCACCCCGAGCTCTTCCCACCCCGGGCCAAGCCGCCGGTGCGCAGGGATGCCCCGCTCAGCTCCGCCACCCCTCCGGCCCCCCGCAAGCTGCCCAGCAGCCCCTCCGACATCGAGGACTTCATCAACGAG ggTCTGGAGGCGGCCGACAGCGACCCCAGCGTGCCCCCCTACGACACGGCCCTCATCTACGACTACGAGGGCTCGGGCTCGGTCGCCAGCCCCCTCAGCTCCATCGTCTCCAGCCTGACGGACGAGGACCAGGACTACGACTACCTGAGCGAGTGGGGGCCACGCTTCCGGCGCCTGGCCGACCTCTACGGGCAGtag